The following coding sequences lie in one Pseudomonas sp. SL4(2022) genomic window:
- a CDS encoding TerC family protein, whose amino-acid sequence MEWIADPTAWLGLFTLIVLEIVLGIDNLVFIAILADKLPPEQRDRARLIGLSLALLMRLGLLASIAWLVTLTEPLIEVFGKSFSGRDLIMLFGGVFLLFKATMELHERLEGHTHKAPGSRTYARFWPVVAQIIVLDAVFSLDAVITAVGMVDELQVMMIAVVISMGLMMVASKPLTAFVNARPTVIMLCLGFLMMIGFSLTAEGLGFHIPKGYLYAAIGFSILIEVFNQLARLRRKRSLQGERGLRERTAHAVMRMLGGKVQADEVGEDIADMLEGGDGETVLFDRRERVMISGVLSLAEQSIKKVMTDRMQVDRINLDDPLAVIHQALLESPHSRLLVSRGDAVDEPLGYIHKKELFKELLKGEQPDIESLVRAPVNLPDSASVLSALEQMRQASTHVAFVVNEFGGFEGLLTLTDILEAIAGELPDASEVDGPDIENLDGAYRVSGALNLAVLRERLGFKARPTDDYQTIAGLAMSLLDRLPIIGDQVEYADWRLTVTEVKERRVAKLLLTPLAD is encoded by the coding sequence ATGGAATGGATCGCTGATCCCACGGCCTGGTTGGGCCTATTCACCCTCATCGTCCTGGAAATCGTCCTGGGTATCGACAACCTGGTGTTTATCGCCATCCTCGCCGACAAGCTGCCGCCCGAGCAGCGTGACCGTGCGCGCCTGATCGGCTTGAGCCTGGCGCTGCTGATGCGCCTGGGCCTGCTGGCCAGCATTGCCTGGCTGGTAACCTTGACTGAGCCGCTGATTGAGGTGTTTGGCAAGAGTTTCAGCGGGCGTGACCTGATCATGCTGTTCGGTGGTGTGTTCCTGTTGTTCAAGGCCACCATGGAGCTGCACGAGCGCCTTGAGGGGCACACACACAAAGCGCCCGGCAGTCGCACCTATGCGCGTTTTTGGCCGGTGGTGGCGCAGATCATCGTGTTGGATGCCGTGTTCTCTCTGGATGCGGTGATCACCGCGGTGGGCATGGTGGACGAACTGCAGGTGATGATGATCGCCGTGGTGATTTCCATGGGCTTGATGATGGTGGCGAGCAAGCCGCTGACGGCCTTCGTCAACGCCCGGCCGACGGTGATCATGCTGTGTCTGGGTTTCCTGATGATGATCGGTTTCAGCCTGACGGCCGAAGGCCTGGGCTTCCACATACCCAAGGGCTATCTGTACGCCGCGATTGGTTTCTCGATTCTGATCGAGGTGTTCAACCAGCTTGCTCGTTTGCGCCGTAAGCGCAGCCTGCAGGGTGAGCGTGGTCTGCGTGAGCGCACGGCGCATGCGGTGATGCGTATGCTCGGCGGCAAGGTGCAAGCCGATGAAGTGGGTGAAGACATTGCCGACATGCTGGAAGGCGGCGATGGTGAAACCGTACTGTTCGACCGCCGCGAGCGGGTCATGATCAGTGGGGTGCTGAGCCTGGCCGAGCAGTCGATCAAGAAGGTCATGACCGACCGCATGCAGGTCGACCGGATTAACCTTGATGACCCGCTGGCGGTTATTCACCAGGCTCTGCTGGAATCACCGCACTCGCGCCTGCTGGTGTCGCGTGGCGATGCCGTGGATGAGCCGCTGGGCTATATCCACAAGAAGGAGTTGTTCAAGGAATTGCTCAAGGGCGAGCAGCCGGACATCGAAAGCCTGGTGCGTGCCCCGGTCAATCTGCCGGACAGTGCCTCGGTACTCAGTGCTCTGGAGCAGATGCGTCAGGCCTCGACCCACGTGGCGTTCGTGGTCAACGAGTTTGGCGGCTTCGAAGGCCTGCTGACCCTGACCGACATCCTTGAGGCCATTGCCGGTGAGCTGCCGGATGCCAGTGAAGTGGATGGGCCGGATATCGAGAACCTCGACGGCGCTTACCGCGTCAGCGGCGCGCTTAACCTTGCGGTGCTGCGTGAGCGTTTGGGTTTCAAGGCCAGGCCGACCGATGACTATCAGACCATCGCTGGGCTGGCGATGAGCCTGCTCGACCGATTGCCGATCATTGGCGATCAGGTCGAGTACGCTGACTGGCGTCTGACGGTTACCGAGGTCAAGGAGCGCCGGGTGGCCAAGCTGCTGCTCACGCCTCTGGCTGATTAA
- the mscL gene encoding large-conductance mechanosensitive channel protein MscL gives MSIISEFKAFAVKGNVVDMAVGIIIGAAFGKIVSSFVGDVVMPPLGVLIGGVDFTDLAITLKAAEGDLPAVVLAYGKFIQTVLDFLIVAFAIFMGIKVLNKLKREEEAAPAAPAPPTKDQELLSEIRDLLKAQHTKD, from the coding sequence ATGAGTATCATCAGTGAATTCAAAGCCTTTGCGGTCAAAGGCAATGTGGTCGACATGGCTGTGGGCATCATCATTGGCGCCGCGTTTGGCAAAATCGTCTCGTCCTTTGTCGGTGACGTGGTGATGCCACCGCTGGGCGTGCTGATTGGCGGCGTGGATTTCACTGACCTGGCCATCACCCTGAAGGCTGCCGAAGGCGATCTGCCTGCTGTGGTGTTGGCCTACGGCAAATTTATCCAGACTGTGCTCGACTTCCTGATCGTCGCCTTCGCCATCTTTATGGGCATCAAGGTGCTCAACAAACTCAAGCGCGAAGAAGAAGCGGCACCCGCAGCGCCGGCCCCACCGACCAAGGATCAGGAACTGCTGAGCGAGATCCGCGACCTGCTCAAGGCGCAGCACACCAAGGACTAA
- a CDS encoding EAL domain-containing protein: MDYQPGCTACREGQALGFPISMAFQPIINLGTGTIFAHEALVRGKAGESAGSLLSKLNKDNLYVFDQACRITALEWAARLQVPAMVSINFMPNAVYKAETCIRATLEAAKRFNFPLQRIIFEVTEQEQVLDIDHLTGILRAYRKQGFMTAIDDFGAGYAGLNLLADFQPDLIKLDMQLIRNIEQDSVRQILVEAALQMCRKLNIRVIAEGIESLGELHALRDMGVELFQGYLLAKPAFETLPAFHLPS, encoded by the coding sequence ATGGATTACCAACCAGGTTGTACGGCTTGCCGTGAGGGGCAGGCATTAGGCTTTCCCATCAGCATGGCCTTTCAGCCCATTATCAACCTGGGCACCGGCACCATATTTGCCCACGAAGCACTGGTCCGCGGCAAAGCGGGTGAGTCAGCGGGCAGCCTGCTGAGCAAACTCAACAAGGACAATCTCTACGTCTTCGACCAGGCCTGCCGGATTACTGCGCTGGAATGGGCGGCCAGGCTACAGGTACCGGCCATGGTCTCGATCAACTTTATGCCCAACGCGGTGTACAAGGCCGAGACCTGCATCCGCGCTACGCTGGAGGCGGCCAAACGCTTCAATTTCCCACTGCAGCGGATCATCTTCGAGGTCACCGAACAGGAGCAGGTGCTGGATATCGACCACCTCACCGGCATCCTGCGCGCGTACCGTAAACAGGGCTTTATGACGGCGATTGATGACTTCGGCGCCGGTTATGCCGGCCTCAATCTGCTGGCCGACTTCCAGCCTGATCTGATCAAGCTGGACATGCAGCTGATCCGCAATATCGAGCAGGACAGCGTACGGCAGATTCTGGTCGAAGCCGCCCTGCAGATGTGCCGAAAACTGAATATCCGGGTGATTGCCGAGGGCATCGAAAGCCTGGGCGAATTGCACGCATTGCGCGACATGGGCGTGGAACTGTTCCAGGGCTACCTGCTGGCTAAACCGGCATTTGAAACACTGCCAGCCTTTCACCTGCCGAGCTGA
- a CDS encoding YdcH family protein has product MPLEHHPLSREFPEYQAQLRSLLASDGHFARLAEEYDELDKRIYEVESGRIAMDEFILLGLKMQRVTLKDELAGYLHNAS; this is encoded by the coding sequence ATGCCGTTGGAACATCACCCGCTCAGCCGCGAGTTTCCCGAATACCAGGCGCAGCTGCGTAGCCTATTGGCCAGCGATGGGCATTTTGCCCGGCTGGCTGAGGAGTATGACGAACTCGATAAGCGTATCTATGAAGTGGAGAGTGGGCGCATTGCGATGGATGAGTTCATCTTGCTGGGCCTGAAAATGCAGCGAGTAACCCTCAAGGATGAATTGGCCGGCTACCTGCACAACGCTTCATAA
- a CDS encoding YdcH family protein, whose product MHVEHHPLIKDFPELRGALHELRVSDSDFARLADTYERLDKRICRIETGNEVLADEALLSLKQERVGLKDDLARRLKRAAGQCCGCGNGCKS is encoded by the coding sequence ATGCACGTTGAACATCATCCGCTGATCAAAGACTTCCCCGAACTGCGCGGCGCGCTGCACGAACTGCGTGTCAGTGATTCTGACTTCGCCCGTCTGGCCGACACCTATGAACGTCTGGACAAACGTATTTGCCGTATCGAAACCGGCAACGAAGTGCTGGCCGATGAAGCCTTGCTGTCGCTCAAGCAGGAGCGAGTAGGCCTCAAGGACGACCTCGCGCGCCGACTAAAGCGCGCTGCCGGACAGTGCTGTGGCTGTGGTAACGGCTGTAAGTCATAA